The DNA sequence AAAAAGGGAGCGGGAGCGCTTCCTTCTTCTGCTTTCCGGACATGCTGCCCCGGAAGGGAATCCATATCGGTGTATGTTATTTTTGATTCGTTGTAAACTTAAAAAGAGAGCTTTAAAAGATTGGAGAGGTTCATATGACAGCTGAAAAATATATGCTAGGAGTGGACATCGGGACGACGAGCACAAAGTCTGTCCTTTTTAATAAAGAAGGCAAGGTGGCTGCCAAGCATTCCATCGGCTATCCTTTACATACGCCAAGCCCCTCGGCTGCAGAGCAGGATCCGGATATCATCCTGGCAGCTGTGGCCGGCACCCTAAAAGCCTGCATGGAAGAAGGGGGCATCAGTTCAGCAGACCTGCTGTGCGTGAGCTTCAGTTCTGCCATGCACAGCCTCATTGCTGTGGATGGGGATGGGATACCCCTGACCAAAAGCATCACATGGGCGGATAACAGGAGCGCCGGATGGGCCGAGAAAATCAAACGCAACCTGAACGGCCATGAAATCTACTTGAGGACAGGTACACCTATCCATCCTATGTCACCATTATCCAAACTGCTCTGGATGAAAAATGAGGAGAAAGAAATCTATAATCAGGCGGCGAAATTTATCTCAATCAAGGAATATGTATTCTTCAAATTCTTTGGCGAGTATATTGTCGATTATTCCATTGCGTCTGCAACAGGCATGTTCAATCTAAAAGATCTGTCGTGGGATGCTGAAGCGCTGGAGGTAGCCGGAATTCAGGGGGATAAGCTTTCAGAGCCGGTCCCGACAACCTATACTCTGAAAGGCCTGAAAGAGGAATATCAGAAGCTGACAGGACTTGATGCCTCGGTGCCTTTTGTAGTGGGAGCGAGCGACGGGGTACTATCAAATCTTGGAGTCAACGCGATCGATCCAGGCGTCGTAGCTGTTACAATCGGAACAAGCGGGGCCATCCGGGCTGTGACCGATAGGCCTGTAACAGATCCGAAAGGAAGGATTTTCTGCTATGCGCTCACTGAAAAGCATTGGGTGATAGGAGGACCGGTCAATAATGGCGGCATGATTTTCCGCTGGGTCCGGGACGAACTTGCTGCCTCCGAGGTGGAGACTGCCAAGAGGCTGGGAATGGATGCCTATGATGTGCTGACAAAGATTGCGGCTGCGGTCCGCCCCGGCGCGGACGGCCTTATCTTCCATCCATATATGACAGGCGAAAGAGCACCGTTATGGAACAGCAATGCAAGAGGTTCGTTTTTCGGACTCAGTCTTCACCATAAAAAAGAGCATATGATCCGCTCTGTTCTTGAGGGGGTTATTTATAATCTGTTCACCGTCCTGCTGGCCCTGGAGGAACTGATCGGGGAGCCGAAGAAAATCCAGGCGACAGGCGGATTTGCAAGATCTGAGCTGTGGAGGCAGATGATGGCTGATATTTTCAATCAGGAGGTCGTCGTGCCTGAGAGCTATGAAAGCTCCTGCCTGGGCGCTGCCATCCTGGGCTTGTATGCCGTCGGTGAAATCGAGGATCTGAGCATTGTGTCAGGCATGGTGGGGGATACCTTCAGCCATAAGCCGAATCCAGAGAATGCAGCTGTTTACCAGGAGCTGCTGCCGGTCTTCATCCGCCTATCCAGAGCACTTGAAGGCGAATATGAGAACATAGCCCGCTTCCAGAAAAAGCATCT is a window from the Bacillus infantis NRRL B-14911 genome containing:
- the gntK gene encoding gluconokinase codes for the protein MTAEKYMLGVDIGTTSTKSVLFNKEGKVAAKHSIGYPLHTPSPSAAEQDPDIILAAVAGTLKACMEEGGISSADLLCVSFSSAMHSLIAVDGDGIPLTKSITWADNRSAGWAEKIKRNLNGHEIYLRTGTPIHPMSPLSKLLWMKNEEKEIYNQAAKFISIKEYVFFKFFGEYIVDYSIASATGMFNLKDLSWDAEALEVAGIQGDKLSEPVPTTYTLKGLKEEYQKLTGLDASVPFVVGASDGVLSNLGVNAIDPGVVAVTIGTSGAIRAVTDRPVTDPKGRIFCYALTEKHWVIGGPVNNGGMIFRWVRDELAASEVETAKRLGMDAYDVLTKIAAAVRPGADGLIFHPYMTGERAPLWNSNARGSFFGLSLHHKKEHMIRSVLEGVIYNLFTVLLALEELIGEPKKIQATGGFARSELWRQMMADIFNQEVVVPESYESSCLGAAILGLYAVGEIEDLSIVSGMVGDTFSHKPNPENAAVYQELLPVFIRLSRALEGEYENIARFQKKHLG